GGGTCGCTTCGTCGCCCTGCTGGGTCTTGTACTCGGCCAGAATCGGCACGAAGGCTTGCGAAAACGCGCCTTCGGCAAAGATCCGTCGCAGCAGGTTGGGCAACTTGAACGCGATGAAAAAGGCATCAGTGGCGATGCCGGCACCAAACACACGCGCCAGAATGGTATCGCGCACAAAGCCCAACACCCTGGAAATCATGGTAATCGAGCTGACCGCAGCCAGGGATTTGAGCAAATTCATCGAAAAGATTCACGTCAGAGACAGAGGACGCTGCAGACAGCGTTCGAATGTGCGATACTCCCGCGCCTTCGCAGGGGAGCCAAAAATTCCCGAGTTTACAGGTCGCGCAGCAGAAAGGAATCTTTCCCTCTTGTTGGCGCACCGCTCGGCGGAACCTTGCAGGTGGCCTTGACATCCGTTCGACTGATCGGCATGATTCGCGGCCTATTTTGTTTGCTATTTACCTAAAGTCTTTCGAGGAGCTCGACGGTGGCCAACACACCTTCCGCCAAGAAACGTGCAAAACAGGCTGAGAAGCGTCGCAGCCACAACGCCAGCCTGCGTTCCATGGTCCGCACCTACATCAAGAATGTAGTTAAAGCCATCGACGCAAAAGACGCTGAAAAAGCGCAAGCCGCTTACGTTCTGGCTGTACCTGTAATCGACCGTATGGCCGATAAAGGTATCATCCACAAGAACAAAGCTGCTCGCCACAAAGGCCGTCTGAATGGCCACATCAAGGCGCTGAAAGAAGCTGCAGCTGCCTAAGCGACATGCTTGTCAAAAAACCGGCCCTAGGGTCGGTTTTTTGTTGCCTGCGATTTAACCGCTCACGCGCTTCTGTAGGAGCGGCCTTGCCGGGGCGCCGGACCGGTCGGAAAGGGGCTGCGTAGCAGCCCAGCGTTATCTATGGCGAAGTCAAAACCGGGGCTACAAGGGCCCTGCTGATAGAAAGATCACTTGGCTATCTGGATCTTAGGCGCCCACTGCAGCCATTGGTCCTCTGCCTTGTCGAACAGGGCAAAGGTCTGCTGCGGCCGCGCCGGGTTGCCCATCTGCTCGCCATCCGGTGTGGCAAAGGCAATACCGCCATCGATGAGTGTCTCCAGCGATTCGGTACGCACCGTCGCACCCTTGAACAGCCCCCAATCAAAGCCAAAGCCACTGCTGTTCCAGAAACGGCTGCCACTGCGCACCAAGGCTGCATAGCGCGGCTCGATAAGGATATGGATCAGCACGCGATCGGCACTCTGGCCCAACTCGAAGCCCGTCACCTTGCCTACCGCGACCTCACGGTAGGTCACCGGCACACCCGGCTTGATCGAGCCGCGCCGCGGTGCGCTGAGCGTCAATGGCAGGCCGACCTCAGGCCCGGCAATCTGCGGGGCATCGGCCAGGGCGATGAAATCACGTTGCGTGCCCTTGTCCTTGGCTGCCGGCTGCACTTCCAGGTATTGGCCGCCAATCAAGGTGTCGAGATTCTCAGTGCGCACCAGGCCTAAGGCAGGCTTGACCACCCAGAACTGCGTACCGACGCGCGCAATTCGCTCTGCAGCTTCGGTGATACGCGCCCGCAGCAGCACGGCCTGCAAGTCTGCGGTGAGGTCGACGCTCTCGATACTGCCAACGTCCAGGCCACGGAAGCGAATTGGCGTACCCGGCTTCAGGCCATCGGCACGGTCCACACGAATCGTGACCAACGTACCCGCACGATTGACCGCCTCCTGGCTCTCATGCAGACGGAACCGTGGAATATGACGCTTGAGCGCTACATCAGGCCTTGGCGTATCGAAGGCGATGCCGCCAGCCATGAGCGTCTGCAGTGACTCGCTCTTGATCTTGATGCCCGATAGGCCACCGGTCAGGGTAATGCCGCTGACGTTCCAGAAGCGCGACGAGCCGTTGACCAGGTTCTCGTATTCCTTCTCGATATGCACACCGATCAGGATGCGATTGCTATTGCGGGCGAACTGGTAGCTCTGCACGCTGCCCACTTTCACCTGGCGATACATCACCGGGCTACCGATTTCCAGCGAGCCCAGGGTATCGGCGAACAGCACCATGTGCAGGCCCGGGGCCTTGAGATCCAGCGGCGGCGCCTTGGGTCGGGCTTCGAACTCACGCAGCGGCTTGGCGCCTTTCTCGCCGGGGCGAATGGCAATGTAGTTACCTTTTACCAAGGCCTCCAAGCCTGTGATGCCGGCCAGGGAAATGGACGGCTTGACCACCCAGAACTGCGTCCCTTCGACCAGGTAGTCCTCGGTCAGCGGGTCGAGGGTGAGCTCGGCCATGGCGCTGCCGAGGTTATCCTCCATTTTCAGCGCTTTCAGCGAGCCGACCTGAATCCCCTTGTACATCACCGGCGTGCGACCGGCCTGCAGGCCTTCGTAGTCACTCAGCTTGACCTTGATACGGATCCCGGCTTGGGCGGCATCGAAGTCCTCATACAGGCGAAACGGCAGGCTGGGGTCGGTTGGCGGGCTGTCCTTGCGGTATTCCGGCGTCGCGAAGGCAATACCGCCGGCGACGATGCTCGACAGGGACTCGCTACGCACCTTCACCCCCGACAGGCTTGCATCGATACTGATACCGCTGGCGTTCCAGAATCGCGTGTGTTTGCGCACCAGGCTGGCGTAGGCCGGCTGGATGAACACCTTGATCTCGACCGTGTCCTGATCGTCAGAAAGCCGGTAGCTCTTCACCCGGCCGACCTGTATCTGCTTGTAGAACACTGGGCTGTCGCGATTGAGCGAACCCAGTCGATCGGCTTTGAGTATCAGGTGCAAGCCCGGCTCACTGTCCGACAAAGGCGGCGCTGCGGACAAGGCAGTGAAGCGCTTGGCCTTCTCCCCTTCACCCGGGCTGACGGCGATGTAGTTACCTGAGACCAACGTCTCCAGGCCGGTAATACCCGCCAGGCTGACGCTTGGCTTGACCAGCCAGAAGCGCGTCCCGGTGGTCAGGTGCGACTGAGCAGCCTTGTTCATTTCAATGGTGGCAATTACACCCTGGTTGGCACCTTTGGCATCCAGCACCAAAGCCGTCACCTTGCCGACCGGCATGCCTTTGTAGATGACTTCGGTCTTGTTGGCGACGATCCCTTCACCCGTGGTGAAGCGAACCTCGATTTCCACACCCGCATCACGATAAGCCTGCCATGCCAACCAGCCACCGATCATCAACGCGATCAGCGGCAGGATCCAGATGGCCGACCAGTTCGAAGCTGGGCGGGTTTTTGCCGTTGGCAGGTCACTCATGGTCGTCATCCGACTCCGTGTTATCCCAAATCAGTCGGGGATCGAAAGTTAAAGCAGCGAGCATCGTCAGAATCACCACACTGGCGAAGGCGACAGCGCCCAGGTTGGCTTCGACACTGGCTATTCGCCCGAAATTCACCACCGCCACCAGAATGGCGATGACGAAGATATCGAGCATGGACCAGCGTCCGATGAATTCGATAAAGCGGTACATCAGGATCCGCTGGCGCGCCGAAAGTGGCTGGCGACGCTGAACGGAGTACAGCAGCAAACCAATACCCACCAGCTTGAAGGTAGGCACCAGAATACTGGCAATGAATACCACCGCAGCGATTGGCACCATGCCGTGCTTGAGCAGGGTAATGACGCCCGACATGATGGTATCGGGGCTACCCTGGCCCAGTGTGCTTACAGTCATGATCGGCAACAGATTGGCAGGGATGTACAAAATGGACGCCGCAATCAGCAACGCCCAGGTACGCACGATACTGTTCGGCCGGCGGCCATGCACGATGGCACCGCAGCGTGTGCACGTCTGCGAGGCGCTGTCGGCCTCCTGCCTGTTCAGTTCGTGACACTCATTGCAGACAAGGATGCCTGCATCAATCGCCCGCATGGAGATCCTCCCCCGAAAGCGCACTCCAGATCTGATGCGGTGACATCACCACCTCAAGCCACACCTGAATCAACAACAAGCTGATAAAGCAGAACAGCCCCAACCCCACGGTCAGTTCAGCCAGGTCCACCAGCTTGACGATCGCCACCAGCACGCCCATGAAATAGACCTCGAGCATGCCCCAGTCGC
The sequence above is drawn from the Pseudomonas putida genome and encodes:
- the rpsT gene encoding 30S ribosomal protein S20 produces the protein MANTPSAKKRAKQAEKRRSHNASLRSMVRTYIKNVVKAIDAKDAEKAQAAYVLAVPVIDRMADKGIIHKNKAARHKGRLNGHIKALKEAAAA
- a CDS encoding PqiB family protein, which gives rise to MSDLPTAKTRPASNWSAIWILPLIALMIGGWLAWQAYRDAGVEIEVRFTTGEGIVANKTEVIYKGMPVGKVTALVLDAKGANQGVIATIEMNKAAQSHLTTGTRFWLVKPSVSLAGITGLETLVSGNYIAVSPGEGEKAKRFTALSAAPPLSDSEPGLHLILKADRLGSLNRDSPVFYKQIQVGRVKSYRLSDDQDTVEIKVFIQPAYASLVRKHTRFWNASGISIDASLSGVKVRSESLSSIVAGGIAFATPEYRKDSPPTDPSLPFRLYEDFDAAQAGIRIKVKLSDYEGLQAGRTPVMYKGIQVGSLKALKMEDNLGSAMAELTLDPLTEDYLVEGTQFWVVKPSISLAGITGLEALVKGNYIAIRPGEKGAKPLREFEARPKAPPLDLKAPGLHMVLFADTLGSLEIGSPVMYRQVKVGSVQSYQFARNSNRILIGVHIEKEYENLVNGSSRFWNVSGITLTGGLSGIKIKSESLQTLMAGGIAFDTPRPDVALKRHIPRFRLHESQEAVNRAGTLVTIRVDRADGLKPGTPIRFRGLDVGSIESVDLTADLQAVLLRARITEAAERIARVGTQFWVVKPALGLVRTENLDTLIGGQYLEVQPAAKDKGTQRDFIALADAPQIAGPEVGLPLTLSAPRRGSIKPGVPVTYREVAVGKVTGFELGQSADRVLIHILIEPRYAALVRSGSRFWNSSGFGFDWGLFKGATVRTESLETLIDGGIAFATPDGEQMGNPARPQQTFALFDKAEDQWLQWAPKIQIAK
- a CDS encoding paraquat-inducible protein A; translation: MRAIDAGILVCNECHELNRQEADSASQTCTRCGAIVHGRRPNSIVRTWALLIAASILYIPANLLPIMTVSTLGQGSPDTIMSGVITLLKHGMVPIAAVVFIASILVPTFKLVGIGLLLYSVQRRQPLSARQRILMYRFIEFIGRWSMLDIFVIAILVAVVNFGRIASVEANLGAVAFASVVILTMLAALTFDPRLIWDNTESDDDHE